A stretch of Nitrospinota bacterium DNA encodes these proteins:
- a CDS encoding potassium transporter Kef, giving the protein MVHLIEDLAVLLLVSLPINLFFHKIKLPSVMGYLIAGILIGPYGLKLISDVASVKELAEIGVILLLFVIGLEFSLGRLLKNLTSVLGVGGLQLGLTTVFVWFVFMEMGFQQNQSIAFGLIVALSSTAIVLKMITDRAEIDTLHGKICIGTLLFQDLCVVPIMLLFPLLAQSEVNSGADFTIAMVKSLAAVVAIFFLSRLIVPKALIWIARVGNKEHLTLSVLFIILATGWVSQKMGLTLAMGALIAGMIISESEYNHQIILDVLPLRDYFSSIFFISVGMLLQTQVLMDSIWLCLEFFVLLVLAKGGLAFLSCLLVRVPVRISFVVGMRLAQVGEFSLILSAMAMDQGLFDPHHYQLLLLVSILSMLFAPLLIQASSVFSMKLFSQWKSAENDSSPKPVSELKDHVIIVGYGLGGRTLAQVLLETQTPFMVLDLNGEQVKRALTEGITTHYGDCTHEETLNRAGLQDARMIVFSIPDYTVTERSVRLARKINPEVKIMVRTRLTEQVEELKTAGADEVIPEEFETSIEIFSRVLKDYRIPNNIIEQQVELIRLEGYSMFRGLSLNSESLKKFSTYLTATLTESYLVLQESWARERMLGDINITDRTGAVVIAVVRNNKAHPNPDSEFTVMSGDTLILFGSHLQLDRAIAYLKSGQDSG; this is encoded by the coding sequence ATGGTTCATTTAATAGAAGATTTAGCCGTATTATTGCTGGTTTCCCTTCCGATCAACCTGTTTTTCCACAAAATCAAACTGCCCTCTGTCATGGGCTACCTCATTGCAGGGATCTTGATAGGCCCTTATGGTTTGAAGCTGATCTCCGATGTCGCATCTGTAAAAGAACTGGCTGAAATTGGGGTCATCCTTCTTCTTTTTGTAATAGGGTTGGAATTTTCTCTTGGACGTCTGCTGAAAAACCTGACTTCGGTTCTAGGTGTTGGGGGTCTGCAACTGGGATTGACAACTGTTTTTGTCTGGTTTGTTTTTATGGAAATGGGATTCCAGCAAAACCAGAGCATAGCTTTTGGCTTGATAGTTGCGTTGAGCAGTACTGCGATTGTCCTGAAAATGATCACTGATCGTGCAGAGATCGATACTTTGCATGGAAAGATATGTATCGGTACCCTTCTATTTCAGGATTTATGCGTGGTCCCCATCATGTTGCTTTTTCCCCTTCTTGCACAGTCAGAAGTCAATTCTGGTGCGGACTTTACAATAGCCATGGTTAAGTCATTGGCCGCTGTGGTTGCAATATTTTTTCTTTCCCGGCTGATTGTTCCCAAGGCGTTGATTTGGATAGCACGGGTCGGCAATAAGGAACATCTTACACTGTCAGTATTATTTATCATTCTGGCTACAGGCTGGGTTTCACAGAAAATGGGCTTGACCCTGGCGATGGGTGCTTTGATAGCTGGCATGATTATCTCCGAGTCCGAGTACAACCACCAGATCATTCTAGATGTTCTTCCTCTAAGGGATTACTTCAGTAGTATCTTCTTTATTTCAGTCGGTATGCTTCTTCAAACGCAGGTTCTGATGGATTCAATCTGGCTCTGCCTGGAATTTTTTGTTCTGCTGGTACTTGCTAAAGGAGGGCTGGCTTTTCTGTCCTGTTTACTGGTCAGGGTGCCTGTGCGGATTTCTTTTGTGGTTGGGATGAGGTTGGCGCAGGTGGGGGAGTTCTCTTTAATCCTTTCAGCTATGGCGATGGATCAGGGGTTGTTTGATCCTCATCATTATCAGTTACTGCTCCTTGTTTCGATTCTTTCAATGCTTTTTGCTCCTTTGTTGATACAGGCATCTTCGGTGTTTTCCATGAAATTGTTTTCCCAATGGAAATCTGCAGAAAACGATTCGAGTCCAAAACCTGTGTCTGAACTTAAAGATCATGTCATCATAGTGGGATATGGACTCGGAGGCAGGACACTTGCCCAGGTGCTTCTTGAAACGCAGACTCCTTTTATGGTTTTGGATCTGAACGGGGAGCAGGTTAAACGGGCTTTAACAGAGGGTATCACCACCCATTATGGTGATTGTACTCATGAGGAAACTTTGAACCGGGCTGGGTTGCAGGACGCAAGGATGATCGTTTTTTCAATCCCGGATTATACGGTAACAGAAAGATCCGTGCGCCTTGCCAGAAAGATTAATCCTGAAGTCAAGATAATGGTTCGAACCCGATTAACGGAACAGGTTGAGGAACTTAAAACTGCCGGAGCGGATGAAGTGATTCCGGAAGAATTTGAAACTTCCATAGAAATTTTTTCGCGGGTCCTCAAGGACTACCGCATTCCAAATAATATTATTGAACAACAGGTGGAATTGATCAGGTTGGAAGGTTATAGCATGTTCAGAGGCTTGTCATTAAATTCCGAGAGCCTGAAAAAATTTTCCACATACCTTACAGCTACCCTTACAGAGTCCTATTTAGTTTTGCAGGAAAGCTGGGCACGTGAGAGAATGCTGGGTGATATAAATATTACCGATCGAACGGGAGCTGTGGTCATTGCGGTAGTTAGAAATAACAAGGCTCACCCTAATCCCGATTCTGAGTTTACCGTGATGTCTGGAGACACTCTTATCCTTTTTGGAAGCCACTTGCAACTGGACCGGGCTATTGCTTATTTGAAGTCTGGTCAGGATTCCGGTTAA
- a CDS encoding phosphocholine cytidylyltransferase family protein, with protein MNQVITKAVILAAGMGLRLKEIGEHMPKGFIRLGETPIIEHSLRALIANGIQEILIVTGHKAEYYENLKETYPEVITVKNDKYSETGTMYSLGCAKEFVDRDFILLESDLIYDPDAIAEIIRTPHKDCLLLSGKTNAGDEVYVDAVENRVTGISKERDNIKNLVGEYVGIAKISQQLYGKLVECAGSNQTLSYDMGCMVEVADEHKISFLMIEDLQWAEIDNLSQMNRSQKVWKRIKAK; from the coding sequence ATGAATCAAGTTATCACCAAGGCAGTTATCTTAGCAGCGGGAATGGGTTTGCGGCTGAAAGAAATCGGCGAGCATATGCCAAAGGGATTTATCCGGCTTGGAGAAACTCCTATTATTGAGCATTCCTTGAGAGCTTTGATTGCCAATGGAATTCAGGAAATATTGATCGTTACGGGTCATAAAGCTGAGTATTATGAAAATCTAAAGGAGACATATCCAGAAGTAATAACGGTTAAAAATGACAAGTATTCCGAGACTGGAACCATGTATTCACTCGGGTGTGCTAAGGAATTTGTTGATAGAGATTTTATTTTGTTGGAATCCGACTTGATATATGACCCGGATGCAATAGCAGAAATTATTCGCACTCCTCACAAAGACTGCCTTTTATTATCGGGAAAAACGAATGCAGGAGATGAGGTATATGTGGATGCGGTCGAAAATCGTGTGACAGGTATTTCAAAAGAACGGGATAATATTAAAAACCTGGTTGGAGAGTATGTTGGCATTGCTAAAATTTCTCAACAATTGTATGGCAAGCTCGTGGAATGTGCGGGATCAAACCAAACACTTAGTTATGATATGGGTTGTATGGTAGAGGTTGCTGATGAACATAAAATATCGTTTTTGATGATTGAAGATCTTCAATGGGCTGAGATCGACAACCTCTCTCAAATGAATCGGTCTCAGAAAGTTTGGAAGAGAATAAAGGCCAAGTGA
- a CDS encoding PAS domain S-box protein has protein sequence MHQSKLKLKKPLLLLATTMLLTVSLIIYFFNIGWELYIKEKNSLAIHASINKLSDRILYLDEVLTMSARSYILTGEIQWKDRYNIYEPELKIAIDKATALSSKTNLQRFISETKDSNDVLVSLERNAFLEVSRGNPQNAKSILLSSDYAKYKKIYSNGISRFLEGAKLETKEKVLKYKQTFRYYSQILIVSLLVIWVSVLLLFWKYFKQKMIAEKMLIESEDRLRVLAGLSYDISWQWDIINGEHKWFGDIDTTLGYEQNEFPRTIEAFEEIIHPDDRKRVMDNLSKHHKEHVKWHEIYRIIRKDGVVRLWDDRGETVWDKDGIPLVMTGAIMDITELDQSRSEMESISKELTQLIDTANAPIFGVDTNGNVNEWNQKVEQITGFTKDEVMGHNLVETRITEEFKESVQEVLNEALKGNETSNYEVPLFTKGGERVVVLLNATTRRNPQGQIVGVVGVGQDITEKKNAEKELEVYRNHLEELVASRTSKLKESEITLKKSREELRSLHNKLQSAVENEKIKISREIHDDLGQTLTAIKLDLSWLEKRIRTGFSEPSVHEKFKSIKLLLNDSFETIRKVSTELRPQALDVMGFPEAIKFQSEKFSENTNVKCKLNIQPDKTQLHPDLSTDLFRILQEGLTNISRHAQASNVKIEFFENGSDYILSIQDDGIGIDNLKVSDSGSLGLLGIRERVLQWNGQFKVDALTDKGTLLNVTIPKSNNNK, from the coding sequence ATGCATCAATCAAAGTTAAAACTTAAAAAGCCATTGTTACTTCTAGCAACAACAATGCTTCTCACTGTGTCTCTAATAATTTATTTTTTTAATATCGGATGGGAACTTTATATTAAAGAAAAGAATTCTTTAGCAATACACGCTTCAATTAATAAATTGAGCGATAGGATTCTTTATTTAGATGAAGTGCTAACTATGTCCGCCCGCTCTTATATCTTGACGGGAGAAATACAATGGAAAGATCGTTATAACATCTACGAGCCTGAATTGAAAATTGCTATTGATAAAGCCACAGCCTTGTCCTCAAAAACCAACCTGCAACGATTTATATCAGAAACAAAAGATTCCAATGATGTGTTGGTGTCTTTAGAACGTAATGCGTTTTTAGAGGTAAGTCGAGGCAATCCTCAAAATGCAAAAAGCATCTTGTTAAGTAGTGATTATGCGAAATATAAAAAAATTTATTCGAATGGTATTAGCAGGTTTTTAGAAGGTGCTAAGCTTGAAACAAAAGAAAAGGTTTTAAAATATAAGCAAACTTTCCGCTATTATTCTCAAATCCTTATAGTTAGTCTTTTAGTCATTTGGGTTTCCGTATTACTGCTTTTTTGGAAATATTTTAAGCAGAAAATGATAGCGGAAAAAATGTTAATCGAGAGTGAAGATAGGCTTAGAGTCCTTGCAGGATTGTCGTATGACATCTCTTGGCAGTGGGACATTATTAACGGAGAGCATAAATGGTTTGGAGATATCGACACAACTCTTGGCTATGAGCAAAACGAATTTCCAAGAACTATTGAAGCCTTTGAAGAAATTATACATCCCGACGATCGCAAACGAGTAATGGACAACCTAAGCAAACATCATAAAGAACATGTGAAATGGCATGAAATATACCGAATTATAAGAAAAGATGGTGTTGTTAGATTATGGGATGATCGTGGCGAGACAGTTTGGGACAAGGACGGCATACCGCTCGTTATGACGGGTGCGATCATGGATATTACAGAGTTGGACCAGTCTAGATCGGAAATGGAGAGTATCAGTAAGGAGCTTACACAGCTTATTGATACTGCAAATGCTCCTATATTTGGAGTTGATACAAATGGCAATGTTAATGAGTGGAATCAAAAGGTAGAACAGATAACCGGGTTTACTAAGGATGAGGTTATGGGGCACAACCTGGTTGAAACGAGAATAACTGAAGAGTTTAAGGAGTCAGTACAGGAAGTTTTAAATGAGGCTCTGAAAGGTAATGAGACTTCAAACTACGAGGTCCCCCTTTTTACTAAAGGTGGTGAAAGGGTCGTGGTCCTTCTCAACGCTACTACCAGAAGGAATCCACAGGGTCAAATTGTTGGTGTAGTAGGTGTTGGACAGGATATTACAGAGAAGAAAAATGCTGAGAAGGAATTAGAAGTTTACCGTAACCACCTTGAGGAATTAGTGGCATCGAGAACAAGTAAACTGAAAGAATCTGAAATTACCCTTAAAAAATCACGCGAGGAGTTGAGGAGTTTGCACAATAAACTACAAAGTGCTGTTGAAAATGAAAAAATAAAAATATCAAGAGAAATCCATGATGACCTGGGACAGACATTAACTGCAATAAAGCTTGACCTGTCTTGGCTAGAAAAAAGAATTCGCACTGGTTTCTCTGAGCCTTCGGTTCATGAAAAATTCAAATCCATTAAATTACTTCTGAATGATTCGTTTGAAACCATACGTAAGGTCTCAACAGAACTTAGGCCGCAGGCGCTTGATGTGATGGGCTTTCCTGAGGCTATTAAATTTCAGTCTGAGAAGTTTTCGGAGAATACTAATGTAAAATGTAAGTTAAATATTCAACCTGATAAAACCCAGCTACATCCTGACTTGTCCACAGATTTATTCCGGATTTTACAGGAGGGACTTACAAATATTTCACGCCACGCTCAGGCAAGTAACGTTAAAATTGAATTTTTTGAAAATGGAAGTGATTATATCCTTTCTATCCAAGACGACGGTATTGGGATAGATAATTTGAAAGTCAGTGATTCAGGTTCTTTAGGGTTATTAGGGATACGTGAACGTGTTCTTCAATGGAATGGTCAGTTTAAAGTCGATGCATTAACTGATAAAGGTACTCTGTTAAACGTTACAATTCCCAAATCAAATAATAACAAATAG